A portion of the Faecalibacterium sp. I3-3-89 genome contains these proteins:
- a CDS encoding Kiwa anti-phage protein KwaB-like domain-containing protein, which yields MTLEQIESIFNKLQEGSSLSLQLLKIKVSAKNKTSYSTCKVNLSPEGRLTHFVGEISDHYKKEFKKYHTVKEYDGSADAQTIYELPAENVLICDEFKTLQEAISKPDVEINPLKFSASAQLIKETLSINGEDYRIKLFSMQNPITTLRHKFWESSGTFSEIDNKVLSLRTNLDIIIIDDTAYMLSMAGEKLFNIERAYKGICLQKVAAVEKMRIVTDFELFRTCASSGHNPRRFVAFNDEHLKKLENSDDRRRLAEKFGLPLLEGKFDTTQNGVSEKLVKLLCNKGMVDPFDDLPMEVSSPRKWE from the coding sequence ATGACATTAGAGCAAATTGAGTCCATCTTTAATAAGCTCCAAGAAGGAAGTTCCTTAAGCCTTCAACTCCTCAAAATTAAGGTGTCGGCAAAAAATAAAACAAGTTATTCTACTTGTAAGGTCAATCTTTCACCAGAGGGAAGACTGACTCATTTTGTTGGTGAAATTTCTGATCATTACAAAAAAGAATTTAAGAAATATCATACCGTAAAAGAATATGATGGGAGTGCTGATGCACAAACAATTTATGAGCTACCAGCGGAAAATGTATTGATTTGTGATGAATTTAAAACACTTCAAGAAGCGATATCGAAACCAGATGTGGAAATTAATCCTTTGAAATTTTCCGCATCGGCTCAGCTAATCAAAGAAACCCTAAGTATAAATGGAGAAGATTATCGTATTAAACTTTTTTCAATGCAAAATCCGATTACAACATTGCGGCATAAATTTTGGGAATCGAGTGGCACATTTAGCGAAATCGATAACAAAGTACTTTCACTCAGAACCAACTTGGATATTATAATAATAGACGATACAGCTTATATGCTATCCATGGCAGGAGAAAAACTTTTTAATATAGAAAGAGCATATAAGGGAATCTGTTTGCAAAAAGTTGCAGCAGTAGAAAAAATGCGCATTGTGACAGATTTTGAGTTGTTTAGGACATGTGCATCAAGTGGCCATAATCCGAGAAGATTTGTGGCTTTTAATGACGAGCATTTAAAAAAGTTAGAAAATTCGGATGATAGAAGACGTTTGGCCGAAAAGTTTGGTCTTCCGTTGCTTGAAGGAAAATTCGACACAACACAAAACGGTGTTTCTGAAAAGCTTGTTAAACTGCTATGTAATAAAGGTATGGTTGACCCATTTGATGATCTTCCGATGGAAGTGTCCAGTCCTCGAAAGTGGGAGTGA
- a CDS encoding type I restriction endonuclease subunit R, producing the protein MLFNEDTFEQAIIELFENMDYTHIYAPDMNRTDYSRPLLDDVLRDCLVRLNCGLPAVAIDEAILKLNDFDAGSLLQKNIVFMDYLQNGITVKYAVKGEERSSVVKLIDYSDADKNDFYVVNQYTFVENGNNRRPDIILFINGLPLVLMELKSPSKDEVGAENAYNQIRNYMKDIPSMFYYNAICVISDLSTNKAGTVTSGLDRFMEWKTKDGDYENTAYAQFDTFYEGMFQKARLLDILKNFILFFGDGQKLIKILAGYHQYFAVRKAIEKAKIATKTDGKGGVFWHTQGSGKSLSMVFYAHLLQEALNSPTIVVMTDRIDLDDQLYTQFAKCAPFLRQIPVQATSKENLSNLLDGRKANGIIFTTMFKFERGEKPLSERRNIVVMADEAHRGQYGFDEKIVIKENEQGEKEAHTVIGNARIIHDALPNATYIGFTGTPISAKDRNTREVFGDYIDIYDMTQAVEDGATRPVYYESRVIKLHLDQNTLALIDATYDALEQQSDAATIEKSKKMLGQMESVLGADSTIQSLCEDIVNHYEKYRANLLTGKAMIVAYSRPIAMKIYRKLLELRPTWNEKIGVVMTGGNNDPEDWKEIIGTKSHKEELARKFKDNDDPMKIAIVVDMWLTGFDVPSLATMYVYKPMHGYNLMQAIARVNRVFKDKEGGLIVDYVGIASALKAAMKEYTKRDQSRYGDMDIAKVAYPKFQEKLQVCKDLLHGFDFSGFIGGSPLMMAKLVTGGVNFVLDAKAPKRKDLFLREALLLKQSHSLCSSMTTEQERHEAAYMEAVRSTVVKITYGGSGGKTLSLKEINAQINELLKASIQSQGVISLFDSKKADENISLFDPAVLDEISKMKEKNIAVEILKKLMAEQVSLYKRTNVVQSQKFSEKITQLMNSYYNGLITNEEVIKELLKTAQEITELYNNGKKLGLTQEELAFYDALTKPENIKDFYQNNELIDLTRELTEMLRKNRTIDWQKKETARASMRKMVKHLLKKYKYPPEDYDTAISTVISQCEMWTDNMTI; encoded by the coding sequence ATGCTTTTCAATGAAGACACCTTTGAACAAGCCATAATCGAATTGTTTGAGAACATGGACTACACCCATATCTATGCTCCCGATATGAACCGGACTGATTACAGTCGCCCTTTGTTGGATGATGTTTTGCGAGATTGTCTGGTGCGGTTGAATTGCGGTTTGCCGGCTGTGGCGATTGATGAGGCAATCTTGAAACTGAATGATTTTGATGCAGGAAGTCTATTGCAGAAGAATATTGTTTTTATGGACTACCTGCAAAACGGTATCACGGTCAAATATGCAGTCAAGGGTGAGGAACGGTCTTCGGTAGTAAAGCTAATTGATTATTCGGATGCAGACAAAAATGATTTCTATGTGGTAAACCAATATACCTTCGTAGAAAACGGAAACAACCGCCGTCCGGATATTATTCTGTTTATCAACGGATTGCCGCTGGTTTTGATGGAGTTAAAGAGCCCTTCCAAGGACGAAGTGGGCGCAGAAAACGCATATAACCAGATTCGGAACTATATGAAGGACATTCCTTCGATGTTCTATTATAATGCAATCTGCGTAATCAGTGACCTTTCGACCAACAAGGCGGGAACAGTCACTTCTGGACTTGACCGTTTTATGGAGTGGAAAACAAAGGATGGCGATTACGAAAATACGGCGTATGCGCAGTTTGACACATTCTATGAGGGAATGTTCCAGAAAGCACGATTGCTGGATATTCTGAAAAATTTTATCCTGTTTTTCGGTGATGGGCAAAAGCTGATTAAGATTTTGGCTGGATACCACCAGTATTTTGCGGTGCGAAAAGCTATTGAAAAGGCCAAAATTGCCACCAAAACGGATGGCAAGGGCGGTGTGTTCTGGCATACGCAGGGCAGTGGAAAATCGCTGTCGATGGTATTCTATGCCCATTTGCTGCAAGAAGCTCTGAACAGTCCAACTATTGTTGTGATGACTGACCGCATTGACCTTGACGATCAGCTTTACACGCAGTTTGCCAAGTGTGCGCCGTTTTTGCGCCAGATACCTGTACAGGCAACCAGCAAGGAAAATCTGAGCAACCTGCTGGATGGTCGAAAAGCAAATGGCATTATCTTCACCACGATGTTCAAGTTTGAGCGTGGCGAGAAGCCGCTGTCCGAACGGAGAAATATTGTGGTGATGGCGGATGAAGCCCACCGTGGACAGTATGGTTTTGATGAGAAAATTGTCATCAAAGAAAATGAACAGGGTGAAAAAGAAGCACATACGGTCATTGGCAATGCCCGTATCATCCATGATGCCTTGCCAAATGCAACCTACATAGGCTTTACGGGAACGCCGATTTCGGCAAAAGATAGAAATACGCGTGAAGTTTTTGGTGATTATATCGATATTTATGATATGACACAGGCGGTGGAAGATGGCGCAACGCGTCCGGTTTACTATGAGAGCCGCGTTATCAAACTCCACCTTGACCAAAATACGCTGGCCTTGATTGATGCGACCTACGATGCGCTGGAACAGCAATCGGACGCTGCAACGATTGAAAAAAGCAAAAAGATGTTGGGGCAGATGGAGAGTGTGCTGGGGGCAGACTCTACCATTCAATCGCTGTGCGAAGATATTGTCAACCATTACGAAAAGTACCGCGCTAATCTTTTGACGGGCAAGGCGATGATCGTGGCGTATTCGCGCCCGATTGCGATGAAGATTTATCGAAAACTTCTGGAACTGCGCCCGACATGGAACGAAAAAATCGGCGTAGTTATGACGGGTGGCAACAATGACCCGGAGGATTGGAAAGAAATCATCGGTACAAAATCTCACAAAGAAGAACTTGCCCGGAAATTCAAAGACAACGATGACCCGATGAAGATTGCCATTGTTGTGGATATGTGGCTGACAGGTTTTGATGTGCCTTCACTGGCTACGATGTATGTTTACAAGCCAATGCACGGATACAATCTGATGCAGGCCATCGCGCGTGTCAACCGCGTGTTTAAGGACAAAGAGGGCGGCTTGATTGTAGATTACGTTGGCATTGCATCTGCCCTCAAAGCCGCTATGAAGGAGTATACCAAGCGTGACCAGTCCCGATATGGCGATATGGACATTGCCAAAGTTGCTTATCCAAAGTTTCAGGAAAAGCTTCAGGTGTGCAAAGATTTGTTGCACGGCTTTGATTTCAGCGGATTTATTGGTGGTTCTCCGTTGATGATGGCAAAGCTGGTCACTGGCGGCGTAAACTTTGTTCTGGACGCAAAAGCACCCAAGCGCAAAGATCTGTTCCTGCGAGAAGCTCTGTTGCTGAAACAGTCGCATTCGCTGTGTTCCAGCATGACCACGGAGCAGGAGCGACATGAAGCGGCCTATATGGAAGCAGTCCGTTCTACGGTGGTGAAGATCACCTATGGTGGGAGTGGCGGCAAGACACTTTCTTTGAAAGAAATCAATGCTCAAATCAATGAACTGCTGAAAGCAAGTATCCAGAGTCAAGGTGTTATCAGTTTGTTTGACAGTAAGAAGGCAGATGAAAATATCAGCCTGTTTGACCCGGCGGTGTTGGATGAAATTTCAAAAATGAAGGAAAAGAACATTGCCGTAGAAATTTTGAAAAAACTTATGGCAGAGCAAGTTTCACTGTATAAACGGACAAATGTTGTGCAGTCTCAGAAGTTTTCAGAAAAGATTACACAGTTGATGAACTCTTACTACAATGGCTTGATTACAAACGAGGAGGTCATCAAGGAACTTCTGAAAACGGCACAGGAGATTACAGAACTGTATAACAACGGTAAAAAGCTGGGCTTGACGCAGGAAGAACTGGCTTTTTACGATGCTCTGACAAAGCCGGAAAACATCAAGGATTTCTACCAAAACAATGAACTGATTGACTTAACCAGAGAACTTACGGAAATGCTGCGCAAAAATCGGACAATAGACTGGCAGAAAAAAGAAACTGCTCGTGCGAGTATGCGTAAGATGGTGAAGCACCTTCTGAAAAAGTATAAGTATCCACCGGAAGATTATGATACGGCAATCAGCACGGTCATTAGCCAGTGTGAGATGTGGACGGACAATATGACGATTTGA
- a CDS encoding FRG domain-containing protein, with amino-acid sequence MDNSDKTRTSSHDSWVVWDLNGYLDGISLIKNEMANVEPEESAKHYFFRGQASYDWNVMPGIFRNGMLAHEYDMIRAAYIRNPRDFGDTITAFEKLAKLQHYGLPTRLLDVTENPLVALFFACQTNQDISISDGKTVLLPPTDGRVYFKQEYGKSYDDDEIKVLSYLATEKITGNFKLETLLDKLQKEGIYSKADAVNCRKNGYKSIIEIIQNNYFVLSNLNNERLKRQNGSFLICGQYNIQIAGEGAGEYIIKRAYKNVRDEFDEFSFRIPAESKEHILRELDFYNINEGSLFPELEHQMAYIKDVHVNMPSLQDEPFEMFDVASMNGDTATLEKTPHVEDSQIVRDILKKKINPILFDECYVAVQESLIPDWYNKEIGQSKARKALADTLQKYSSMERPMAKTVSKSIIDDIVDAITKELEKNQD; translated from the coding sequence ATGGATAATTCGGACAAAACACGAACCAGTAGCCATGACAGTTGGGTTGTCTGGGATCTGAATGGCTATTTGGACGGAATTTCGCTGATAAAGAATGAAATGGCTAATGTGGAACCCGAAGAGAGCGCGAAGCATTATTTCTTTCGAGGACAAGCCAGCTATGATTGGAATGTTATGCCGGGAATATTTCGTAACGGAATGTTGGCGCACGAGTATGATATGATTCGTGCTGCGTACATACGGAACCCAAGAGACTTCGGCGATACGATAACGGCGTTTGAAAAGCTTGCAAAGTTGCAGCATTACGGACTGCCAACAAGACTATTGGATGTTACAGAAAATCCATTGGTTGCTCTGTTTTTTGCGTGCCAGACCAATCAAGATATATCGATTTCAGATGGGAAGACTGTGTTGTTGCCGCCAACGGACGGACGCGTTTATTTTAAGCAGGAGTATGGAAAATCGTATGACGATGACGAGATTAAGGTTCTGTCCTATTTGGCAACAGAAAAGATAACAGGAAACTTCAAGTTGGAAACGTTACTCGACAAGCTTCAGAAGGAAGGCATCTATTCAAAAGCTGATGCGGTCAATTGCAGAAAAAATGGATATAAGAGTATCATTGAAATCATTCAGAACAACTATTTTGTTTTATCAAATCTTAATAACGAACGTTTGAAAAGGCAAAATGGCTCATTCTTGATCTGCGGACAATATAATATTCAGATCGCAGGAGAGGGGGCTGGAGAATACATTATAAAAAGAGCCTATAAAAATGTTCGGGACGAATTTGATGAATTCAGCTTTAGGATCCCGGCAGAATCAAAAGAGCACATTCTAAGGGAGTTGGATTTTTACAATATAAACGAAGGAAGCTTATTCCCTGAATTGGAACACCAAATGGCGTATATAAAAGATGTTCATGTAAACATGCCATCCCTACAAGATGAGCCATTTGAAATGTTTGATGTGGCTTCAATGAATGGTGATACTGCAACACTGGAGAAAACACCACATGTCGAAGATAGTCAAATCGTTAGAGACATTTTGAAAAAGAAAATCAATCCGATTCTTTTTGATGAATGTTATGTTGCAGTTCAGGAAAGCTTGATTCCTGATTGGTACAACAAAGAAATTGGGCAGAGTAAGGCACGAAAAGCCTTAGCAGATACCTTACAGAAATATTCATCGATGGAACGCCCTATGGCAAAAACTGTGTCAAAGTCAATCATTGACGATATAGTTGATGCCATCACAAAAGAGCTCGAAAAAAATCAAGATTGA
- a CDS encoding restriction endonuclease subunit S, with amino-acid sequence MFSSLYNRSNTEVRYTDLIQILGGGTPKTGETAYWNGNIAFFTPKDVGTPYTFITEKTITEEGLSHCNSRLYPVNTVFVTARGTVGKVGLSGIPMAMNQSCYALVGKETHQLLVYFYTLKAVDRLKHKASGAVFDAITTRDFDSEQIMKLSDDDAKAFLCVAEPMFQEMLNNSIENLRLSTLRDFLLPKLMSGEIDVSSVQL; translated from the coding sequence TTGTTTTCAAGCCTCTATAATCGATCAAATACTGAGGTTAGATACACCGATTTAATACAAATACTCGGCGGTGGAACCCCCAAGACAGGCGAAACCGCGTATTGGAACGGTAATATTGCTTTCTTTACTCCAAAAGATGTTGGCACACCATATACATTTATCACAGAAAAGACTATTACAGAAGAGGGACTTTCACATTGCAATAGCCGACTATATCCTGTGAATACAGTTTTCGTTACGGCAAGAGGTACTGTTGGCAAAGTTGGTCTGTCCGGAATTCCGATGGCTATGAATCAATCCTGTTATGCACTTGTCGGCAAGGAAACACATCAGCTTCTTGTCTATTTTTACACCCTCAAAGCTGTTGATAGACTTAAGCATAAAGCAAGTGGAGCTGTATTTGATGCGATTACCACTAGAGATTTTGATTCAGAGCAAATCATGAAGCTATCTGATGATGATGCTAAAGCGTTTCTCTGTGTTGCAGAGCCAATGTTTCAGGAGATGCTTAACAATAGTATCGAAAACTTGCGGCTTTCAACACTACGGGATTTCCTGTTGCCCAAGCTAATGTCTGGTGAGATTGACGTCTCTTCCGTTCAGCTCTAA
- a CDS encoding restriction endonuclease subunit S — MAIWKIDELGEFVTLKRGYDLPQQKRKNGEIPIFSSSGVTGTHNEAMVEAPGVITGRYGTIGEVFFAETSFWPLNTTLYVENFHENDEKFVYYFLKTLEWKKFASASAVPGINRNTVHKEIVRFPDFETQQKIASVLSTIDKKIAVNKAINDNLAA; from the coding sequence ATGGCAATATGGAAAATAGATGAGCTTGGAGAATTTGTTACCCTGAAAAGAGGATATGACTTGCCCCAGCAAAAGAGGAAAAATGGCGAGATTCCAATCTTTTCCTCTTCCGGTGTAACGGGAACACATAATGAAGCAATGGTTGAAGCACCGGGAGTAATTACAGGACGATATGGAACGATCGGAGAAGTTTTTTTTGCAGAAACATCTTTTTGGCCATTAAACACAACTCTGTACGTGGAAAATTTTCATGAAAACGATGAAAAATTCGTGTACTATTTTTTGAAGACACTTGAATGGAAAAAATTTGCATCAGCAAGTGCAGTTCCTGGAATCAACCGAAACACTGTGCACAAAGAAATTGTTCGTTTTCCAGATTTTGAAACACAGCAGAAGATTGCATCTGTTTTATCAACGATAGACAAGAAAATCGCAGTAAATAAAGCGATAAACGATAATTTAGCAGCTTAG
- the xerA gene encoding site-specific tyrosine recombinase/integron integrase, whose translation MKNQIINEIQRKMLPYLNNEQLLHLKAVLEASFQGVIIEMGEEQPKAEEQDSAAAFITAKRIEGCSEKTLTYYSKTIEAMLNDVGKSPQQITTDDLRKYLTDYQTQRRSSKVTIDNIRRILSSFFSWLEDEDFIVKSPVRRIHKVKTAKIIKETYTDEALELMRDNCSTVRDLAIIDLLASSGMRVGELVTLNREDINFNERECVVFGKGNKERLVYFDARTKIHLQNYLDERSDSNPALFVTLKEPHERLMIGGVETMLRELGRRLKLNKVHPHKFRRTLATSAIDKGMPIEQVQQLLGHQKIDTTMRYAMVKQQNVKLAHRKFIG comes from the coding sequence ATGAAAAATCAAATTATCAACGAGATACAGCGAAAAATGCTGCCGTATCTCAATAACGAACAGTTGCTGCATTTGAAAGCAGTGCTGGAAGCGTCATTTCAAGGTGTCATAATTGAAATGGGTGAAGAACAGCCAAAGGCTGAGGAACAAGATTCGGCAGCAGCGTTCATTACGGCAAAACGGATAGAGGGTTGCTCCGAGAAAACATTGACTTATTATTCAAAAACTATCGAAGCGATGCTGAATGATGTTGGAAAATCACCGCAGCAAATTACAACGGACGATTTGCGAAAATATCTGACGGATTATCAAACACAGCGGCGGTCAAGCAAAGTTACGATTGATAATATCCGGCGTATTCTTTCCAGTTTCTTCTCGTGGCTGGAAGATGAAGATTTTATTGTGAAAAGCCCTGTCCGCAGGATTCACAAAGTGAAAACCGCCAAAATCATCAAGGAAACGTATACGGATGAAGCGTTGGAGCTGATGCGTGACAACTGTTCAACAGTACGAGATTTGGCGATTATTGATTTGCTGGCATCTTCTGGAATGCGTGTCGGGGAATTGGTGACACTTAATCGGGAGGATATCAATTTCAACGAGCGCGAATGTGTTGTATTTGGTAAGGGCAACAAGGAACGATTGGTATACTTTGACGCACGGACGAAGATCCACCTTCAAAATTATCTGGATGAACGGTCAGATAGCAATCCAGCGCTCTTTGTGACGCTGAAAGAGCCGCACGAGCGATTGATGATCGGTGGCGTGGAAACGATGCTCCGTGAATTGGGACGGCGATTGAAGCTAAATAAGGTGCACCCGCACAAGTTCCGGCGTACATTGGCAACATCAGCAATTGACAAGGGAATGCCGATTGAACAGGTGCAGCAGCTTTTAGGACACCAGAAAATTGACACAACGATGCGCTATGCAATGGTAAAACAACAAAATGTGAAATTGGCACATAGGAAATTTATTGGTTGA
- a CDS encoding restriction endonuclease subunit S has protein sequence MSYETYRVADLIDEIAMGPFGSNIKVSCFVDSGVPVLNGSNLEGFSLSEKAFRYVTEEKADSLNKANAHRGDIVITHRGTLGQIVFIPQDSRYDRYVISQSQFRVRCNDKVLPEYLVYYFHTPIGQYKLLSNASQVGVPALARPSSTFQQIEVTLPELSIQKRVVEIITTIQRKIENNQELNDNLEQQAATYFQELFINNANPMWQISTISDLGTVVGGSTPSKTKPEYYTNNGIAWITPKDLSINKSKFISHGENDITELGLKNSSATVMPKGTVLFSSRAPIGYIAIASNEVTTNQGFKSVIPYSEIGTAFVYFFLKHSLPVIESAASGSTFKEISGSAMKNIPAIIPDRNTLDQFNSFCAPIFAQQKILEEQNHSLAMLRDSLLPKLMSGAIDIASIQL, from the coding sequence ATGAGTTATGAAACGTATCGCGTTGCCGACCTAATTGATGAAATTGCGATGGGTCCATTTGGCTCAAATATTAAAGTATCTTGTTTTGTGGACAGTGGAGTGCCTGTCTTAAATGGCAGCAATCTTGAGGGCTTTTCTTTGTCTGAAAAGGCGTTCCGCTATGTCACAGAGGAAAAAGCTGATTCTCTTAACAAAGCGAATGCACATCGCGGAGATATTGTAATAACACATAGAGGAACGCTTGGACAGATAGTTTTTATTCCGCAAGATTCAAGATATGACCGGTATGTGATTTCGCAATCTCAGTTTAGGGTTAGATGCAATGATAAAGTTTTGCCTGAATATCTTGTCTATTACTTTCACACTCCGATAGGGCAGTATAAACTTCTTAGCAATGCCTCACAGGTTGGTGTCCCTGCACTGGCAAGACCGTCTTCAACTTTTCAACAAATCGAAGTTACGCTACCTGAACTGAGTATTCAGAAACGTGTGGTCGAGATTATCACCACAATTCAAAGAAAGATTGAGAATAATCAGGAGTTAAACGATAATTTAGAGCAGCAAGCCGCCACCTATTTTCAAGAATTATTTATCAACAATGCAAATCCCATGTGGCAAATCAGCACAATAAGTGACCTTGGAACTGTTGTGGGCGGTAGTACGCCTTCAAAAACCAAGCCTGAATACTATACCAATAATGGTATTGCGTGGATAACGCCAAAAGATTTATCTATCAACAAGTCCAAATTCATATCTCATGGCGAAAATGATATCACAGAACTTGGTTTGAAGAACAGCAGTGCAACAGTCATGCCCAAAGGTACAGTATTGTTTTCATCACGTGCTCCCATCGGATATATTGCAATTGCATCTAATGAAGTTACAACCAATCAAGGCTTTAAGTCTGTTATACCTTACTCGGAAATTGGAACAGCGTTTGTATACTTTTTCTTGAAACACAGTCTTCCGGTTATTGAGAGTGCAGCATCAGGCTCGACATTCAAAGAAATTTCAGGAAGTGCCATGAAGAATATCCCCGCCATCATTCCTGATCGGAACACACTTGACCAATTTAATAGTTTCTGTGCGCCAATCTTTGCGCAACAAAAAATCTTGGAAGAGCAAAATCATTCACTTGCTATGCTAAGAGATAGTCTGTTACCTAAACTAATGTCTGGCGCAATTGATATCGCGAGTATTCAGCTCTAA
- a CDS encoding class I SAM-dependent DNA methyltransferase: MAEKNTADIGFEKQIWNAACVLRGNMDASEYKGVVLGLIFLKYISDRFEDKYNQLVADGDGFEEDRDEYTSEGIFFVPAGARWSDVSAKAHDPEIGQVIDDAMRAIEKENARLKDILPKNFARPELDKRRLGEVVDLFTNIKMIEHGSEKDILGRTYEYCLSMFAEQEGKRGGEFFTPSCVVRTLVEVLQPFKGRVYDPCCGSGGMFVQSAKFVENHSGNINDISIYGQDSNPTTWKLAQMNLAIRGIEPDLGKYAADTFLDDQHPTMRADYIMANPPFNLSNWGAEQLKDDVRWQYGMPPASNANFAWLQHMIYHLAPGGRMGMVLANGSLSSQSGGEGDIRKNIVNADLVDCIIAMPTQLFYTTQIPVSLWFISKRKKQAGKTLFIDARKMGAMVSRKLRELTDEDIKKISDTYNAYVEGTLEDVKGFCAVVDTEKIAEQDYILTPGRYVGVEEQEDDGEPFEEKMVRLTSELSDLFKQSHKLEAEIKEKLGAIGYEL, encoded by the coding sequence ATGGCAGAGAAAAACACCGCCGACATTGGATTTGAAAAACAGATTTGGAATGCTGCCTGCGTGCTTCGAGGCAATATGGATGCTTCAGAGTATAAGGGTGTCGTCCTTGGTCTTATTTTCTTGAAATATATTTCGGATCGTTTTGAAGATAAGTACAATCAGCTGGTTGCAGACGGTGATGGCTTTGAGGAAGATCGTGACGAGTACACATCGGAAGGAATTTTCTTTGTGCCTGCTGGTGCGCGTTGGAGCGATGTTTCGGCAAAGGCACATGACCCGGAAATCGGTCAGGTAATTGACGATGCAATGCGCGCTATCGAAAAAGAAAACGCGCGCCTAAAAGATATTCTGCCGAAGAATTTTGCGCGTCCAGAACTGGATAAACGTCGGTTGGGCGAAGTCGTTGACCTGTTTACGAACATCAAAATGATTGAACACGGCAGCGAAAAGGACATTCTGGGACGCACTTATGAATACTGCCTGTCGATGTTTGCAGAGCAGGAAGGAAAGCGCGGAGGCGAATTCTTTACACCGTCCTGCGTTGTGCGGACGCTGGTGGAAGTGCTGCAACCGTTTAAGGGACGAGTGTATGACCCTTGCTGCGGCAGTGGTGGTATGTTTGTTCAGTCTGCAAAATTTGTAGAGAACCATAGTGGAAATATCAACGATATCTCGATTTATGGACAGGATTCCAACCCGACCACATGGAAGCTGGCACAAATGAACCTTGCCATTCGTGGCATTGAACCCGACCTTGGAAAGTATGCGGCGGATACATTCCTTGACGACCAGCACCCGACCATGCGGGCAGACTATATTATGGCGAATCCCCCTTTCAACCTGTCGAACTGGGGTGCAGAGCAGCTCAAAGATGATGTCCGCTGGCAGTATGGTATGCCGCCTGCAAGCAACGCGAACTTTGCATGGCTTCAGCACATGATTTATCATCTTGCGCCGGGTGGCCGCATGGGTATGGTGCTTGCAAATGGTTCTCTTTCCTCTCAGTCTGGCGGTGAAGGTGACATCCGCAAAAATATTGTGAATGCTGACCTTGTGGACTGCATCATTGCCATGCCGACACAGCTTTTCTATACGACCCAGATTCCAGTTTCGCTCTGGTTTATCTCTAAACGTAAGAAACAAGCCGGAAAAACGCTGTTTATTGACGCCCGTAAGATGGGTGCTATGGTGAGCCGCAAGTTGCGTGAATTGACCGATGAGGATATCAAAAAGATTTCCGATACCTACAATGCCTATGTTGAGGGCACACTGGAAGATGTAAAAGGTTTCTGCGCAGTTGTTGATACGGAGAAAATTGCAGAACAGGATTATATTTTAACGCCGGGCCGTTATGTTGGTGTTGAGGAACAGGAAGATGATGGTGAACCTTTTGAAGAAAAAATGGTTCGGCTGACCTCAGAACTTTCAGATTTGTTCAAGCAATCGCACAAGCTGGAAGCAGAAATCAAGGAGAAGCTGGGGGCGATTGGATATGAGTTATGA
- a CDS encoding plasmid mobilization protein yields MTKTNVQPIPSNSQHHDTPNNKTHVIKFRVTAEEKTSLELTCKLLNLSLSTFIRRAIHNVKIEKTVIVAGGGEETLTTVSTLLAQCSKVGGNLNQLARHFNSGGADTEQIRAKLLDELADLTAFRLSAEKVLGELYGNAQAYQL; encoded by the coding sequence ATGACCAAAACGAATGTTCAACCGATTCCTAGCAATTCCCAGCACCACGACACGCCGAACAATAAAACGCACGTCATCAAGTTCCGTGTGACAGCGGAGGAAAAAACGTCACTGGAACTCACTTGCAAACTCCTGAATCTCTCCCTCTCCACTTTTATCCGCCGCGCTATCCACAACGTCAAGATCGAGAAAACAGTCATCGTTGCAGGCGGCGGAGAAGAAACCCTGACCACTGTTTCCACCCTGCTTGCTCAGTGCAGCAAGGTGGGCGGCAACCTGAACCAGCTTGCAAGGCACTTCAATTCTGGCGGTGCGGACACCGAGCAGATCCGGGCGAAACTCCTTGACGAACTTGCAGACCTGACTGCATTCCGGCTCAGCGCCGAGAAAGTTCTGGGTGAACTGTATGGCAACGCTCAAGCATATCAGCTCTAA